The Oncorhynchus keta strain PuntledgeMale-10-30-2019 unplaced genomic scaffold, Oket_V2 Un_contig_1887_pilon_pilon, whole genome shotgun sequence DNA window tctacttctatgtgtaatcaggtagtctataggtctacttctatgtgtaatcaggtagtctataggcctacttctatgtgttatcgggtagtctatagacctacatctatgtgtaatcaggtagtctataggtctacttctatgtgtaatcatggtcaggtagtctatagacctacttctgtgtgtaatcaggtagtctatagacctacttctgtgtgtaatcaggtagtctataggtctacttctatgtgtaatcatggtcaggtagtctatagacctacttctgtgtgtaatcaggtagtctatagacctacttctgtgtgtaatcaggtagtctataggtctacttctatgtgtaatcatggtcaggtagtctatagacctacttctgtgtgtaatcaggtagtctataggcctacttctatgtgtaatcaggtagtctataggtctacttctatgtgtaatcaggtagtctatagacctacttctgtgtgtaatcaggtagtctatagacctacttctgtgtgtaatcaggtagtctatagacctacttctgtgtgtaatcaggtagtctataggtctacttctatgtgtaatcatggtcaggtagtctatagacctacttctgtgtgtaatcaggtagtctatagacctacttctatgtgtaatcaggtagtctatagacctacttctatgtgtaatcaggtagtctataggtctacttctatgtgtaatcatggtcaggtagtctataggtctacttctgtgtgtaatcaggtagtctataggtctacttctatgtgtaatcaggtagtatataggtctacttctgtgtgtaatcaggtagtctataggtctacttctgtgtgtaatcaggtagtctataggtctacttctgtgtgtaatcaggtagtctataggtctacttctgtgtgtaatcaggtagtctataggtctacttctatgtgtaatcaggtagtctataggtctacttctgtgtgtaatcaggtagtctataggtctacttctgtgtgtaatcaggtagtctataggtctacttctatgtgtaatcaggtagtctataggtctacttctatgtgtaatcatggtcaggtagtctatagacctacttctatgtgtaatcatggtcaggtagtctatagacctacttctgtgtgtaatcaggtagtctataggcctacttctatgtgtaatcaggtagtctataggtctacttctatgtgtaatcatggtcaggtagtctatagacctacttctgtgtgtaatcaggtagtctataggtctacttctatgtgtaatcatggtcaggtagtctatagacctacttctgtgtgtaatcaggtagtctataggtctacttctatgtgtaatcatggtcaggtagtctatagacctacttctgtgtgtaatcaggtagtctataggtctacttctatgtgtaatcaggtagtctataggtctacttctatgtgtaatcatggtcaggtagtctatagacctacttctatgtgtaatcaggtagtctataggtctacttctatgtgtaatcatggtcaggtagtctatagacctatttctgtgtgtaatcaggtagtctataggtctacttctatgtgtaatcaggtagtctataggtctacttctatgtgtaatcatggtcaggtagtctatagacctatttctgtgtgtaatcaggtagtctataggtctacttctatgtgtaatcatggtcaggtagtctatagacctacttctgtgtgtaatcaggtagtctataggtctacttctatgtgtaatcaggtagtctataggtctacttctatgtgtaatcatggtcaggtagtctatagacctatttctgtgtgtaatcaggtagtctataggtctacttctatgtgtaatcatggtcaggtagtctatagacctacttctgtgtgtaatcaggtagtctataggtctacttctatgtgtaatcatggtcaggtagtctatagacctacttctgtgtgtaatcaggtagtctataggtctacttctatgtgtaatcatggtcaggtagtctatagacctacttctatgtgtaatcaggtagtctatagacctacttctgtgtgtaatcaggtagtctatagacctacttctatgtgtaatcaggtagtctatagacctacttctatgtgtaatcaggtagtctatagacctacttctgtgtgtaatcaggtagtctatgaaacaatgaatgtgcaaCACATTTGCGGGAGAGAGAAGTACACTGTGTATCTGGGGCACTCCCCTTCTGGGGCACTCCCCTTCTGGGGCACTCCCCTTCTGGGGCACTCCCCTTCTGGGGCACTCCCCTTCTGGGGCACTCCCCTTCTGGGGCACTCCCCTTCTGGGGCACTCCCCTTCTGGGGCACTCCCCTTCTGGGGCACTCCCCTTCTGGAACACACTCCCCTTCTGGAAGCCACTCCCCTTCTGGGGCACTCCCCTTCTGGAACACACTCCCCTTCTGGGGCACTCCCCTTCTGGGGCACTCCCCTTCTGGGGCACTCCCCTTCTGGGGCACTCCCCTTCTGGGCCACTCCCCTTCTGGGGCACTCCCCTTCTGGGGCACTCCCCTTCTGGGGCACTCCCCTTCTGGGGCACTCCCCTTCTGGGGCACTCCCCTTCTGGAACACACTCCCCTTCTGGGGCACTCCCCTTCTGGGGCACTCCCCTTCTGGGGCACTCCCCTTCTGGGGCACTGCCCTTCTGGGGCACTCCCCTTCTGGGGCACTCCCCTTCTGGGGCACTCCCCTTCTGGGGCACTCCCCTTCTGGAACACACTCCCCTTCTGGGGCACTCCCCTTCTGGGGCACTCCCCTTCTGGGCCACTCCCCTTCTGGGGCACTCCCCTTCTGGAACACACTCCCCTTCTGGGGCACTCCCCTTCTGGGGCACTCCCTTCTGGGGCACTCCCCTCTGGGGCACTCCTTCTGGGGCACTCCCCTTCTGGGGCACTCCCCTTCTGGGGCACTCCCCTTCTGGGGCACTCCCCTTCTGGGGCACTCCCCTTCTGGGGCACTCCCTTCTGGAACACACTCCCCTTCTGGAAGCCACTCCCCTTATGGGCCACTCCCCTTCTGGGCCACTCCCCCTCTGGGCCACTCCCCTTCTGGGCCACTCCCCCTCTGGGCCACTCCCCGTATGGACCACTCCCCTTCTGGGCCACTCCCCTTCTGGGCCACTCCCCCTCTGGGCCACTCCCCGTATGGACCACTCCCCTTCTGGGCCACTCCCCTTCTGGACCACTCCCCTTCTGGGCCACTCCCCTTCATCTTGTGCTGAGCCCTCCCCACTGTGTCTGGATTGGATTAGTTCACTGAGATGTATAAGACAGGTGTCTCATGTGTCCTAAATATATATCTTTGCTACAgatcaacaacaaaaattaaattgagagacagagagagagagacaaagagagagagagagagacaaagagagacagagagagagagacaaagagagagagacagagagagagagacaaagagagagagacagagagagagagacagagagagagagagagagagagagagagagagacaaagagagagagagacagagacaaagagagagagagagagagagacaaagagagagagagagagagagacaaagagagagagagacaaaacgagagagagagagagacaaagagagagagagagagagagagacaaaaagagagagagagagagacaaagagagagagagagagagacaaaaagagagagagagagagagagagagagagagagacaaaaagagagagagagagagagagagagagagagagagagagagagacaagagagagagacagagacaagagagagagagagagagacagagagagagagagagacaaagagagagagacaaagagagagaaacaaagagagagagacagagacaaagagagagagagagagagacaaaagagagagagagagagagagagagagagagagagagagagagagagagagagagagagacaaagagagagagagagagagagagagagacaaagagagagagagagagagagagagagagagagagagatgtataagaCAGGTGTCTCATGTGTCCTAAATATATATCTTTGCTACAgatcaacaacaaaaattaaattgagagacagagagagagagacaaagagagagagacagagacaaagagagagagagagagagacaaagagagagagagagagagagagagagagagagagacaaagagagagagagagagagagagagagagagagagagagacaaagagagagagagagagagagacagagaaaaagagagagagagagagagacaaagagagagagagagagagagagagacaaagagagagagagagagagagagagagagacaaagagagagagacaaagagagagagacagagacaaagagagagagagagagagagagacaaaagagagagagagagagagagagacaaagagagagagagagagagagagagagagagagagagagagagagagagagagagagacagagagagagagagagagagagagagagagagacagagagacagaagagagagagagagagagacagagagagagagagagacatatatagagagagagagagacagagagagagagagagagagacaagagagagagagagagagagaaagagagacaagagagagagagagagagacagaagagacagagagagagagagagagacaaagagagagagagagagacaaagagagagagagagagagagacaaagagagagagagagagagacaaaagagagagagagagagagagagacagagagagacaaagagagagagagagagagagagagagagagagagagacaaagagagagagagagagagagagagagagagacaaagagagagagagacagacagggacagaacaCTTCTTACTGTAATATATTCTGTATTTACAACACAATAATATGCTGTATTCTGTGTATCACGTCTCCGGCTAATAATTGAAAGAACTACAACGGCTTCAACAACAAGGTGTCAGTGTCCCAAACGACAGCCTATTCTCCAATGTTAGAAAGTAGTGCACgagatagggaatagggagccatttgagaCTCAGCCCGTGGCTGATGGGTAATTTGGGTTAATGCATAAAGAGCTATTCATAAACAACTACATGAAAACAACCAACATTATTCTATTTGAATTGTTAGAGAAAAAAAGCTCTGTTCCATCATAGATGAAAGAGTTCAGAGATTCTCCCCA harbors:
- the LOC127920297 gene encoding basic salivary proline-rich protein 2-like, with translation MVSPIVKQMISLSSPRHSGEGSAQDEGEWPRRGVVQKGSGPEGEWSIRGVAQRGSGPEGEWPRRGVVHTGSGPEGEWPRRGVAQRGSGPEGEWPIRGVASRRGVCSRRECPRRGVPQKGSAPEGECPRRGVPQKGSAPEGVPQRGVPQKGVPQKGSAPEGECVPEGECPRRGVAQKGSAPEGECPRRGVCSRRGVPQKGSAPEGECPRRGVPQKGSAPEGECPRRGVPQKGSAPEGECVPEGECPRRGVPQKGSAPEGECPRRGVPQKGSGPEGECPRRGVPQKGSAPEGECPRRGVCSRRGVPQKGSGFQKGSVFQKGSAPEGECPRRGVPQKGSAPEGECPRRGVPQKGSAPEGECPRRGVPQKGSAPDTQCRR